The Vidua chalybeata isolate OUT-0048 chromosome 21, bVidCha1 merged haplotype, whole genome shotgun sequence genome contains a region encoding:
- the ANGPTL2 gene encoding angiopoietin-related protein 2 — protein MMTTRFICLILVTVVGVTISETQEFEDNDKEKAQEFIYMNRYKRSSDTQDKCTYTFIVPQQRVTGAICVNSKEPEVLLENRVNKQELQLLNNELLKQKRQIETLQQLVEVDGGIVNEVKLLRKESRNMNSRVTQLYMQLLHEIIRKRDNALELSQLENKILNQTADMLQLANKYKDLEHKYQHLMSIANNQTIIIAQLEEHCQRMPSIKPLPQTPQPPVKVYQPPTYNRINNQISTNEIQSDQNLKVLPPTLPTMPAVTSIPTSTDKPSGPWRDCLQALEDGHDTSSIYLVKPENTNQLMQVWCDQRHDPGGWTVIQRRLDGSVNFFRNWETYKQGFGNIDGEYWLGLENIYWLTNQGNYKLLITMEDWSGRKVFAEYASFRLEPESEYYKLRLGRYNGNAGDSFTWHNGKQFTTLDRDHDVYTGNCAHYQKGGWWYNACAHSNLNGVWYRGGHYRSRYQDGVYWAEFRGGSYSLKKVVMMIRPNPNTFH, from the exons ATGATGACAACAAGATTCATCTGCTTAATACTAGTAACTGTTGTGGGAGTTACTATAAGTGAAACACAGGAATTTGAAGACAATGACAAGGAAAAAGCTCAAGAATTCATTTATATGAATAGATATAAGCGTTCCAGTGACACACAGGACAAGTGCACTTACACCTTTATTGTACCTCAGCAGAGAGTGACAGGTGCCATTTGTGTTAATTCTAAGGAGCCTGAAGTTCTGCTTGAAAACAGGGTAAATAAACAAGAATTACAGTTACTTAACAATGAACTTCTTAAACAAAAGAGACAAATAGAAACTCTCCAGCAACTGGTAGAGGTGGATGGTGGAATTGTTAATGAAGTTAAACTCCTaagaaaagagagcagaaaTATGAATTCTCGTGTCACACAACTCTACATGCAGCTATTACATGAAATTATCCGAAAACGTGATAACGCCTTAGAACTTTCTCAActtgaaaataagattttgaaCCAAACTGCAGACATGTTGCAGCTTGCAAACAAATACAAAGACTTAGAGCACAAGTATCAACATTTGATGTCAATTGCCAATAATCAGACAATAATAATTGCCCAGCTGGAAGAACATTGTCAAAGAATGCCATCCATCAAGCCACTGCCACAAACTCCACAACCACCAGTTAAAGTGTACCAGCCTCCTACTTACAATCGCATTAATAACCAGATATCTACTAATGAGATTCAAAGTGATCAGAACTTAAAGGTTCTGCCACCTACCTTACCAACCATGCCTGCAGTTACTAGTATTCCAACTTCAACTGATAAACCATCTG GGCCGTGGAGAGACTGCCTACAAGCATTAGAAGATGGCCATGACACAAGCTCCATCTATCTTGTAAAACCAGAAAACACCAACCAGCTCATGCAGGTCTGGTGTGACCAACGGCATGACCCCGGTGGCTGGACTGTCATTCAGAGACGGCTGGACGGCTCTGTCAACTTTTTCAGGAACTGGGAGACATACAAG CAAGGATTTGGTAATATAGATGGAGAATATTGGCTTGgattagaaaacatttattgGTTAACAAATCAAGGCAACTACAAACTGCTCATAACAATGGAAGACTGGTCAGGTCGAAAAGTATTTGCTGAGTATGCCAGCTTCAGACTGGAGCCAGAGAGTGAGTACTACAAACTGAGACTGGGACGCTACAATGGCAACGCGGGAGATTCCTTCACTTGGCACAATGGCAAACAGTTCACCACGCTAGACCGGGACCACGACGTATACACAG gtaACTGTGCTCATTACCAGAAGGGAGGATGGTGGTACAATGCATGTGCTCACTCAAATCTCAATGGAGTCTGGTATCGTGGAGGACACTACCGCAGTCGATATCAGGATGGTGTTTATTGGGCTGAATTCCGGGGAGGATCATATTCACTAAAGAAAGTTGTTATGATGATAAGACCTAACCCTAACACATTTCACTGA